The Artemia franciscana chromosome 11, ASM3288406v1, whole genome shotgun sequence genome has a segment encoding these proteins:
- the LOC136033332 gene encoding uncharacterized protein LOC136033332, which yields MHSGREKTDSLAYTFKKVPQLDDKVVNPPLFHNKQTPKSQLLEENAKLLRNENDNHQNIIKLHEKLENKDTMAPSSLKNCGSYSSVVKGPETFSIILEPSSNEAKDHKKKREPPAKIVQDISKIIREDSTKFSAKNIKHGREGKIIVEFNSKQDLNNTLCAFNKNSVALKYTSRELKKRLQRMLVNGAPVIKNKSECKEFIEHSNPDMGKLVIAEETLEVVTIIEKGKSCSVVLKMSPKIRGEILKRGGLNFGFLHLQCEDYISLIRCTNCCLFGRKKSECKGDLTCSWCMGNHDYNECILDSDSDNDSYSKARLDIRQLLLSNGADPNINDDNEKTALHYASEKGTLDSDSDSDSDSDSDSKARLDIRQLPYVSEEGRLDICQLLLSNGADSNLKDNEEKTTLHYASENGGLDICKLLLSNGTDPNLKDYKKKTTLHYVSEEGRLDFCQLLLSNGADPNLKDSVKKQLYIMLLPAS from the exons ATGCATTCTGGACGGGAAAAGACGGATTCTCTTGCATATACTTTTAAAAAGGTCCCTCAACTTGATGACAAAGTAGTCAACCCTCCCCTATTCCACAACAAGCAGACACCAAAATCACAG CTTTTAGaagaaaatgcaaaactttTGCGCAACGAGAACGATAACcatcaaaatataatcaaattacacgaaaaattggaaaataaagaTACAATGGCCCCATCCTCTCTTAAAAATTGTGGATCGTACTCTAGTGTTGTTAAAGGTCCTGAAACCTTTAGTATTATTCTTGAGCCAAGCAGTAATGAAGCaaaagatcataaaaaaaagagagaaccACCGGCAAAAATAGTGCAAGACATTAGTAAAATAATCAGAGAAGATTCCACCaaattttctgctaaaaatatcaaacatgGGCGAGAAGGCAAAATCATTGTTGAATTTAActcaaaacaagatttaaacaATACTCTTTGTGCTTTCAACAAAAATTCAGTAGCACTAAAATATACTTCGAGGGAATTAAAAAAACGCCTGCAAAGAATGCTTGTGAACGGTGCTCCcgtaatcaaaaataaatcagaGTGCAAAGAATTTATAGAACATAGTAACCCAGATATGGGAAAACTTGTTATTGCTGAAGAAACCTTGGAAGTGGTGACtattattgaaaaaggaaaaagttgcAGCGTCGTATTAAAAATGAGTCCAAAAATCAGaggagaaattttaaaaagaggagGCCTCAATTTTGGATTTCTTCACCTACAATGCGAAGATTACATTAGCCTTATACGATGCACCAATTGTTGTCTTTTTGGCCGCAAGAAGTCTGAGTGTAAGGGCGATTTAACCTGCTCTTGGTGTATGGGTAATCATGACTATAATGAAT GCATATTGGATAGTGATAGTGATAATGATAGTTATAGTAAAGCCAGATTGGATATTCGTCAGCTGCTGCTAAGCAATGGGGCAGACccgaatataaatgatgataaCGAAAAAACAGCTTTGCATTATGCTTCTGAAAAAGGCACATTGGATAGTGATAGTGATAGTGATAGTGATAGTGATAGTGATAGTAAAGCCAGATTGGATATTCGTCAGCTGCCTTATGTTTCTGAAGAAGGCAGATTGGATATTTGTCAGCTGCTGCTAAGCAATGGGGCAGACTCAAATCTGAAAGATAATGAGGAAAAAACAACTTTGCATTATGCTTCTGAAAATGGCGGATTGGATATTTGTAAGCTGCTGCTAAGCAATGGTACTGACCCGAATCTGAaagattataagaaaaaaacaactttgcaTTATGTTTCTGAAGAAGGAAGATTGGATTTTTGTCAGCTGCTGCTAAGCAATGGGGCAGACCCGAATCTGAAAGATAGTGTGAAAAAACAGCTTTACATTATGTTACTCCCTGCTTCTTga